From Carassius auratus strain Wakin chromosome 22, ASM336829v1, whole genome shotgun sequence, a single genomic window includes:
- the LOC113039551 gene encoding uncharacterized protein LOC113039551 isoform X2, translated as MEIEEWRIYFSFILFLFSSHDAVAGVDVVTVSVNEGESVTLHSDVKTNQEEDIKWYFNDIRIAEISGDLSFICTDVQCNEGTERFRDRLKLDLQNGSLTIMNITITDSGLYKLKIFSSNSSISENTFNLTVHGVPVSEKDKNSVKEGESVSLDPGVVRQPNDVMVWYYKDIRIAEITGYLSNVCKDVPVSGRSSAFSAGIAVTVILLLAVCAAVVIYYRKHQERREDIGMQNIGPVNQNDAPVNQESLL; from the exons atggagatagaggaatggcgaatttattttagttttattttatttctcttttcatCCCACGATG CTGTTGCTGGTGTTGATGTTGTCACAGTATCAGTGAATGAGGGAGAATCAGTCACTCTACACAGTGATGTTAAAACAAACCAAGAAGAAGATAttaaatggtattttaatgacattcgAATAGCTGAAATCAGTGGAGATCTCAGTTttatctgtacagatgttcagtgtaatgaagggactgagagattcagagacagactgaagctggatcttCAGaatggatctctgaccatcatgaacatcacaatcacagactctggactttacaAATTAAAGATCTTCAGCAGCAACAGCAGTATCAGTGAAAATACCTTCAATCTTACTGTTCATG GTGTTCCTGTTTCTGAAAAAGATAAAAattcagtgaaggagggagaatctgtctCTTTAGATCCTGGTGTTGTAAGACAACCAAATGATGTGATGGTGTGGTATTATAAAGACATTCGCATCGCTGAAATCACTGGATATCTGAGTAATGTCTGTAAAG ATGTTCCAGTTTCAGGTCGGTCTTCAGCTTTTTCAGCAGGAATAGCTGTTACTGTCATTCTGCTTTTAGCTGTGTGTGCTGCGGTTGTGATTTACTATCGCAAGCATCAAGAGAGAAGAGAAG ACATCGGGATGCAGAACATTGGTCCG
- the LOC113039551 gene encoding uncharacterized protein LOC113039551 isoform X1 has product MEIEEWRIYFSFILFLFSSHDAVAGVDVVTVSVNEGESVTLHSDVKTNQEEDIKWYFNDIRIAEISGDLSFICTDVQCNEGTERFRDRLKLDLQNGSLTIMNITITDSGLYKLKIFSSNSSISENTFNLTVHGVPVSEKDKNSVKEGESVSLDPGVVRQPNDVMVWYYKDIRIAEITGYLSNVCKGECTERFRDRLKLDHQTGSLTIVNITNTDAGVFKLQINRNARRSNHAFSEKSFVVNVAVNVPVSGRSSAFSAGIAVTVILLLAVCAAVVIYYRKHQERREDIGMQNIGPVNQNDAPVNQESLL; this is encoded by the exons atggagatagaggaatggcgaatttattttagttttattttatttctcttttcatCCCACGATG CTGTTGCTGGTGTTGATGTTGTCACAGTATCAGTGAATGAGGGAGAATCAGTCACTCTACACAGTGATGTTAAAACAAACCAAGAAGAAGATAttaaatggtattttaatgacattcgAATAGCTGAAATCAGTGGAGATCTCAGTTttatctgtacagatgttcagtgtaatgaagggactgagagattcagagacagactgaagctggatcttCAGaatggatctctgaccatcatgaacatcacaatcacagactctggactttacaAATTAAAGATCTTCAGCAGCAACAGCAGTATCAGTGAAAATACCTTCAATCTTACTGTTCATG GTGTTCCTGTTTCTGAAAAAGATAAAAattcagtgaaggagggagaatctgtctCTTTAGATCCTGGTGTTGTAAGACAACCAAATGATGTGATGGTGTGGTATTATAAAGACATTCGCATCGCTGAAATCACTGGATATCTGAGTAATGTCTGTAAAGGTGAGTGTacagagagattcagagacagactgaagctggatcatcagactggatctctgaccatcgtgaacatcacaaacacagacgcaGGAGTTTTTAAACTACAGATCAACAGAAATGCTCGTCGCAGCAACCATGCTTTCAGTGAGAAGAGCTTTGTTGTTAACGTTGCTGTTA ATGTTCCAGTTTCAGGTCGGTCTTCAGCTTTTTCAGCAGGAATAGCTGTTACTGTCATTCTGCTTTTAGCTGTGTGTGCTGCGGTTGTGATTTACTATCGCAAGCATCAAGAGAGAAGAGAAG ACATCGGGATGCAGAACATTGGTCCG